In Pseudomonas hamedanensis, a single window of DNA contains:
- the cysG gene encoding siroheme synthase CysG, with protein sequence MKYLPLFHNLRGSRVLVVGGGEIALRKSRLLADAGALLRVVAPEIETQLAKLVAASGGECLLRGYMETDLDGCGLIIAATDDETLNAQVSSDAHRRCVPVNVVDAPQLCSVIFPAIVDRSPLIIAVSSGGDAPVLARLIRAKIETWIPSTYGQLAGLAARFRNQVKNLFPDVQQRRGFWEDVFQGPIADRQLAGQGAEAERLLQAKVDGEPMVTTGEVYLVGAGPGDPDLLTFRALRLMQQADVVLYDRLVAPAILELCRRDAERVYVGKRRSEHAVPQDQINQQLVDLAKAGKRVVRLKGGDPFIFGRGGEEIEELAAHGIPFQVVPGITAASGCAAYAGIPLTHRDHAQSVRFVTGHLKDGSTDLPWADLVAPAQTLVFYMGLVGLPIICEQLIKHGRSADTPAALIQQGTTVNQRVFTGTLADLPRLVAEHEVHAPTLVIVGEVVQLREKLAWFEGAQAQV encoded by the coding sequence ATGAAATATCTGCCGCTGTTTCACAACCTGCGCGGCAGTCGTGTGTTGGTTGTCGGCGGGGGGGAGATTGCCTTGCGCAAATCCCGCCTGCTGGCCGATGCCGGTGCGCTGCTGCGAGTGGTCGCACCTGAAATCGAAACGCAACTGGCTAAACTGGTGGCGGCCAGCGGCGGCGAATGCCTGTTACGCGGTTACATGGAGACGGACCTGGACGGTTGCGGGCTGATCATTGCCGCCACCGACGACGAAACGCTCAATGCACAGGTTTCCAGTGATGCGCATCGACGTTGCGTGCCGGTGAACGTGGTCGATGCGCCGCAGTTGTGCAGCGTGATCTTCCCGGCAATTGTCGATCGCTCGCCGTTGATCATTGCAGTGTCCAGCGGCGGCGATGCGCCGGTGCTGGCGCGTCTGATTCGCGCCAAGATCGAAACCTGGATCCCCTCGACCTACGGTCAACTGGCCGGACTCGCCGCGCGTTTTCGCAACCAGGTGAAAAACCTGTTTCCGGATGTGCAGCAGCGCCGTGGCTTCTGGGAAGATGTGTTTCAGGGGCCGATCGCTGATCGGCAACTGGCCGGGCAGGGCGCCGAGGCCGAACGCCTGTTGCAAGCCAAGGTGGATGGTGAACCCATGGTCACCACCGGCGAGGTTTATCTGGTCGGTGCCGGGCCGGGCGATCCGGATCTGTTGACCTTTCGTGCGCTGCGTTTGATGCAGCAAGCCGATGTAGTGCTGTACGACCGTCTGGTGGCGCCGGCGATTCTGGAGTTGTGCCGTCGTGACGCCGAGCGCGTGTACGTCGGCAAACGTCGTTCCGAACACGCCGTGCCGCAAGATCAGATCAACCAGCAATTGGTCGACCTGGCCAAGGCCGGCAAACGCGTGGTGCGGTTGAAGGGCGGTGATCCGTTCATCTTCGGGCGTGGCGGCGAAGAGATCGAAGAGCTGGCGGCCCACGGCATTCCGTTCCAGGTGGTGCCGGGAATCACGGCGGCCAGCGGTTGCGCGGCGTATGCCGGGATTCCGTTGACCCATCGCGATCATGCGCAGTCCGTGCGGTTTGTCACCGGCCATTTGAAGGACGGCTCAACCGATCTGCCATGGGCCGACCTTGTGGCTCCGGCGCAGACGCTGGTGTTCTACATGGGCCTGGTGGGCTTGCCGATCATCTGCGAGCAGTTGATCAAGCATGGCCGTTCCGCGGATACCCCGGCGGCCCTGATTCAGCAAGGCACCACGGTCAATCAGCGAGTATTCACCGGCACGCTGGCCGACCTGCCGCGACTGGTGGCGGAGCATGAAGTTCATGCGCCGACGCTTGTGATCGTTGGGGAAGTGGTGCAGTTGCGCGAAAAACTGGCGTGGTTTGAAGGGGCTCAGGCGCAGGTCTGA
- a CDS encoding glutathione S-transferase family protein, giving the protein MGLLVDGHWQDKWYESSKDGAFQREQAQRRNWVTADGQAGPSGEGGFAAEAGRYHLYVSLACPWAHRTLILRKLKSLESLIDVSVVSWLMLEHGWTFDKALGSSGDRLDGFDFMHQRYTADTPDYTGRVTVPVLWDKKLKRIVSNESAEIIRMFNSAFDGLTGNDLDFYPAPLRNEIDALNERIYPAVNNGVYRAGFATSQQAYEQAFDEVFAELDHLEQLLGANRYLSGEYLTEADVRLFTTMIRFDAVYHGHFKCNLRRIADYPNLSNWLREMYQWPGIAETVDFQHIKHHYYGSHKTINPTGVVPKGPEQDFTVAHDRARLIGQGVWHRG; this is encoded by the coding sequence ATGGGTTTACTCGTCGATGGCCACTGGCAGGACAAGTGGTATGAAAGCAGCAAGGACGGCGCGTTCCAGCGCGAACAGGCGCAACGCCGCAACTGGGTGACTGCTGACGGTCAGGCCGGGCCGAGCGGCGAAGGCGGTTTTGCTGCCGAAGCGGGGCGCTATCACCTCTACGTGTCCCTCGCCTGCCCTTGGGCGCACCGCACGCTGATCCTGCGCAAACTCAAAAGTCTGGAAAGCCTGATCGATGTATCCGTGGTCAGCTGGTTGATGCTGGAACACGGCTGGACCTTCGACAAGGCGCTGGGCTCGAGCGGCGACCGACTCGACGGTTTCGACTTCATGCACCAGCGCTACACCGCTGACACGCCTGACTACACCGGCCGCGTCACGGTGCCGGTGCTGTGGGACAAAAAGCTCAAGCGCATCGTCAGCAATGAATCGGCAGAGATCATCCGCATGTTCAACAGCGCGTTTGATGGTCTCACCGGCAATGATCTGGATTTCTACCCGGCGCCGTTACGCAATGAGATCGACGCGCTGAACGAGCGGATCTATCCGGCGGTTAACAACGGTGTTTACCGTGCCGGCTTCGCCACCTCTCAGCAGGCCTATGAACAAGCCTTCGATGAAGTGTTCGCCGAGCTGGATCATCTGGAGCAACTGCTGGGCGCCAATCGTTACCTGAGCGGGGAATACCTGACTGAAGCCGATGTGCGCTTGTTCACCACGATGATTCGCTTTGACGCTGTGTATCACGGGCACTTCAAGTGCAACCTGCGGCGCATTGCCGACTATCCGAACTTGTCGAACTGGCTGCGCGAAATGTATCAGTGGCCAGGGATTGCCGAGACGGTAGATTTCCAGCACATCAAGCATCACTACTACGGTAGCCACAAGACCATCAACCCGACCGGGGTGGTGCCGAAGGGGCCGGAGCAGGATTTCACCGTGGCGCATGATCGGGCGCGGTTGATTGGGCAAGGGGTTTGGCACCGGGGTTGA
- a CDS encoding glycosyl transferase family protein has protein sequence MTDYPALTLDTPAEHPFAQFVRILGKGKRGARDLTRAEAREAMGMVLDDKVEDTQLGAFLMLLRHKEESAEEMAGFTEALRERLQAPALNVDLDWPTYAGKKRHLPWYLLAAKCLAQNGVRIFMHGGGAHTAGRLYSEQLLGELNIPLCRNWQQVGTALDNGGLAFMPLVDWAPQLQKMIDLRNTLGLRSPIHSLARILNPLGARCGLQSIFHPGYQAVHRDASGLLGDTAIVVKGDGGEIEINPDATSHLYGTRGGQSWDEEWPQLSAQRHVKPASLDIEQLKAVWRGDVVDSYPQMALIATMALALRGLGQDRELAFATAEQYWAARNTSI, from the coding sequence ATGACCGACTATCCAGCGCTGACCCTCGACACACCCGCCGAACACCCGTTCGCGCAGTTCGTGCGCATCCTTGGCAAGGGCAAGCGCGGTGCCCGCGACCTGACCCGAGCCGAAGCGCGGGAAGCCATGGGCATGGTGCTCGACGACAAGGTCGAGGACACCCAGCTCGGCGCCTTTCTGATGCTGCTGCGGCACAAGGAAGAAAGCGCCGAGGAAATGGCCGGTTTCACCGAAGCCCTGCGCGAACGCTTGCAGGCGCCGGCGCTGAACGTCGATCTCGACTGGCCGACCTACGCTGGCAAGAAACGCCATCTGCCGTGGTATCTGCTAGCGGCCAAATGCCTGGCGCAAAACGGCGTGCGTATCTTCATGCATGGTGGCGGCGCACACACGGCCGGACGGCTTTACAGCGAGCAATTGCTCGGCGAGTTGAACATCCCGTTGTGCCGCAACTGGCAACAGGTCGGCACGGCGCTGGATAACGGCGGTCTGGCCTTTATGCCGCTGGTGGATTGGGCACCGCAGTTGCAGAAAATGATCGACCTGCGCAATACCCTGGGCCTGCGCTCGCCGATCCACTCGCTGGCGCGAATTCTTAATCCGCTGGGTGCACGCTGCGGGCTGCAAAGCATTTTCCACCCCGGCTACCAGGCGGTGCATCGTGATGCCAGCGGTCTGCTCGGCGATACGGCAATTGTGGTCAAGGGTGATGGCGGCGAAATCGAAATCAACCCGGACGCTACCAGCCATCTCTACGGCACCCGCGGCGGTCAGAGCTGGGATGAAGAATGGCCACAGTTGTCAGCGCAACGCCACGTCAAACCCGCATCGCTGGACATCGAACAGTTGAAAGCCGTGTGGCGCGGCGATGTCGTCGACAGCTACCCGCAAATGGCCTTGATTGCGACCATGGCCCTCGCCCTGCGCGGCCTCGGTCAGGATCGTGAACTGGCCTTTGCAACCGCCGAGCAGTATTGGGCGGCACGCAACACATCGATCTAA
- a CDS encoding TusE/DsrC/DsvC family sulfur relay protein: MNRMTVGGRTIELDKDGFLVELSDWSTEVASALAAAEDLELTPEHWEVLELLRSFYEEFQLSPATRPLIKYTALKLGPDKGNSLHLNRLFKGTPAKLAAKLAGLPKPTNCL, translated from the coding sequence ATGAATCGCATGACCGTAGGCGGCCGTACCATCGAACTCGACAAGGACGGCTTTCTTGTCGAACTGAGCGACTGGTCGACCGAGGTCGCCAGCGCCCTCGCCGCCGCCGAAGACCTCGAGTTGACGCCCGAACACTGGGAAGTCCTCGAACTGCTGCGCAGCTTCTACGAAGAATTCCAGCTGTCGCCGGCCACGCGGCCGCTGATCAAGTACACCGCGCTGAAGCTCGGTCCGGACAAAGGCAACAGCCTGCACCTTAACCGACTGTTCAAAGGCACCCCTGCCAAACTCGCCGCGAAACTGGCGGGCCTGCCCAAACCGACGAATTGCCTATGA
- the tusB gene encoding sulfurtransferase complex subunit TusB translates to MSTLHVLSHSPFGDDRLNSCLRVIGSADALLLCGDAAYALQPGTAPFAALQACARKRYVLAEDAQARAIEIPDWAETIDYPAFVALSIHHDKVNSWL, encoded by the coding sequence ATGTCGACTTTGCATGTGTTGTCCCATTCCCCGTTCGGCGACGATCGCTTGAACAGTTGCCTGCGTGTCATCGGCAGCGCGGATGCATTGCTGCTCTGCGGTGACGCGGCCTATGCGTTGCAACCGGGCACGGCGCCATTCGCCGCGCTGCAAGCCTGTGCGCGCAAACGCTACGTCCTGGCCGAAGATGCCCAGGCTCGCGCCATCGAGATTCCCGACTGGGCCGAAACCATCGACTACCCGGCCTTCGTCGCACTGTCGATCCATCACGACAAGGTCAACAGTTGGCTATGA
- the tusC gene encoding sulfurtransferase complex subunit TusC: MAKSLLIISRQSPWSGPGAREALDIVLAGGAFDLPIGVLFLDDGVLQLAAGQNAKALQQKDLSANLQALPMFGVEELFYCAESGNVRGLGKRSLDEAQPLTTEQITALIDRYDQVITL, from the coding sequence ATGGCCAAGTCGCTGCTGATCATCAGCCGTCAGTCGCCGTGGTCCGGCCCTGGCGCTCGCGAAGCGCTGGATATCGTGCTGGCCGGCGGCGCCTTCGATCTGCCGATCGGCGTGCTGTTTCTCGATGATGGCGTGCTGCAACTGGCCGCCGGTCAGAACGCCAAGGCCCTGCAACAGAAGGACCTCAGCGCCAATCTGCAAGCGCTGCCGATGTTTGGTGTCGAGGAGCTGTTCTATTGCGCCGAAAGCGGCAACGTTCGCGGACTTGGAAAACGGTCGCTGGACGAAGCACAGCCGCTGACCACCGAGCAAATCACCGCCCTTATTGACCGTTACGACCAGGTGATCACCCTCTGA
- the tusD gene encoding sulfurtransferase complex subunit TusD: MKFAIALFSAAHAPSSRRALLFAQAALAGGHEIVRLFFYQDGVFNACDAVVTPQDELDLPKQWRSFISEQKLDGVVCIAAALRRGVLNEEEARRYQREAISLSAPWELSGLGQLHDAVQDADRLICFGGA; this comes from the coding sequence ATGAAATTCGCCATTGCGCTGTTTTCCGCCGCCCATGCGCCCTCCTCGCGCCGTGCCCTGCTGTTTGCCCAGGCCGCGCTGGCCGGGGGGCATGAGATTGTCCGGCTGTTCTTTTATCAGGACGGCGTCTTCAACGCCTGCGATGCAGTGGTAACGCCGCAGGACGAGCTGGACTTGCCCAAGCAGTGGCGCAGTTTTATCAGCGAGCAGAAGCTGGACGGTGTGGTGTGCATCGCCGCCGCTTTGCGTCGTGGTGTATTGAATGAAGAAGAAGCCAGGCGTTACCAGCGCGAGGCGATTTCACTCAGCGCGCCGTGGGAATTGTCCGGCCTCGGCCAACTGCACGACGCCGTGCAAGACGCTGATCGCCTGATCTGCTTTGGAGGTGCATAA
- a CDS encoding DUF6388 family protein, protein MAPSDQRHEHALKLFLDARPELRETLDHLNPLLAQAKGETQAQYREERLHEAFEAEAESQGLFAWELTLQLTADSPEEYQAQRLEVHREVAEMAGMDWLEYCDLYGITP, encoded by the coding sequence ATGGCGCCTAGCGACCAGCGACATGAACACGCGCTGAAACTGTTTCTCGACGCGCGCCCCGAACTGCGCGAAACCCTCGACCATCTCAATCCGCTGCTGGCCCAGGCCAAGGGAGAAACCCAGGCGCAATACCGCGAAGAACGACTGCATGAAGCGTTTGAAGCCGAAGCGGAGAGTCAGGGATTGTTTGCCTGGGAGCTGACGCTGCAACTGACGGCTGATTCGCCTGAGGAATATCAGGCGCAGCGTCTTGAGGTACACCGGGAAGTGGCGGAGATGGCGGGGATGGACTGGCTCGAATATTGCGACTTGTACGGCATCACCCCATAG
- a CDS encoding GNAT family N-acetyltransferase, producing MNLRIELTQNPTEEQRSAILAPLRAHNVANAGPSTWEPVALLVRDEQDAILGGLYGHTFYRWLFIELLAVPEQGRGQGIGTRLMQMAEDFAREKDCVGIWLDTFSFQAPGFYRKVGYSECGEIADYPLGHRRHFFQKRLIG from the coding sequence ATGAATTTGCGCATCGAGTTGACGCAGAACCCCACCGAGGAACAACGCAGCGCGATTCTCGCACCGCTGCGCGCGCACAATGTCGCCAATGCCGGGCCGTCTACCTGGGAGCCTGTCGCGCTGCTGGTGCGCGACGAGCAGGACGCGATTCTCGGCGGCCTGTATGGGCACACGTTTTACCGCTGGTTGTTCATTGAGCTGCTGGCAGTCCCGGAACAGGGGCGCGGCCAGGGTATCGGCACCAGACTGATGCAGATGGCCGAGGACTTTGCCAGGGAAAAGGATTGTGTCGGAATCTGGCTCGACACGTTCTCCTTTCAGGCGCCCGGGTTTTATCGGAAGGTGGGCTACAGCGAATGTGGCGAGATTGCCGATTATCCACTGGGGCACAGGCGGCATTTCTTCCAGAAGCGGCTTATCGGTTGA
- a CDS encoding hemerythrin domain-containing protein: MNIFEALRESHERQRTYAKALIATSGDSPERVEAYKQLKAELQAHETAEERHFYIPLMEIDEGVDLSRHAIAEHHEMDEMMEELDETEMSSPAWLATAKKLSDKVHHHLEEEEHKFFQMAGKLLDEKQKVQLAGQYEKEYQAKLA; the protein is encoded by the coding sequence TTGAATATTTTTGAAGCCCTGCGCGAAAGCCACGAGCGCCAGCGCACTTACGCCAAGGCGCTGATCGCGACCAGCGGCGACAGCCCTGAGCGGGTCGAAGCCTACAAACAGCTGAAAGCTGAACTGCAAGCGCACGAAACCGCAGAAGAGCGGCACTTCTACATTCCGTTGATGGAAATCGACGAAGGCGTTGATCTGAGCCGCCACGCCATCGCCGAGCACCATGAAATGGACGAGATGATGGAAGAACTCGACGAAACCGAAATGTCGAGCCCGGCATGGTTGGCCACGGCGAAAAAGCTGTCGGACAAGGTCCATCATCACCTTGAGGAGGAAGAGCATAAATTCTTCCAGATGGCCGGCAAGCTGCTCGACGAAAAACAGAAAGTGCAACTCGCCGGGCAGTACGAAAAGGAGTATCAGGCAAAACTGGCTTGA
- a CDS encoding lytic polysaccharide monooxygenase auxiliary activity family 9 protein: MNQAIAQTQLKHGRVISPASRGAVAIDLGLLGGWQVNEMEGGKNFPALAAGPFPQPFDTDADSVAPPADGYILSGGKTDARDCVNYTHAEMSTKLARPFTWPLLNVDPGQTFKVSWVYTAPHTTRGYRWLITKDGWDPQQRITRAQLEAAPFFEDFYPQVPYYSHADELKAKVDHEVKLPANKKGHHVIVLMWIVANTGNAFYQAFDVDFK; encoded by the coding sequence ATGAATCAGGCAATTGCACAGACCCAACTGAAACACGGTCGCGTTATTTCGCCAGCGAGTCGCGGCGCAGTGGCCATTGACCTCGGCTTGCTCGGCGGTTGGCAAGTCAACGAAATGGAAGGTGGCAAGAACTTTCCGGCATTGGCGGCCGGACCGTTCCCGCAGCCCTTCGACACAGACGCTGACAGCGTCGCGCCGCCAGCCGACGGCTACATTCTCAGCGGCGGCAAGACCGATGCCCGCGATTGCGTGAACTACACCCATGCCGAGATGAGCACCAAGCTCGCTCGCCCGTTCACCTGGCCGCTGCTTAACGTCGATCCGGGCCAGACCTTCAAGGTCAGCTGGGTCTACACCGCACCGCACACCACCCGCGGGTATCGCTGGCTGATCACCAAGGATGGCTGGGATCCACAGCAACGCATTACCCGCGCGCAACTGGAAGCGGCACCCTTCTTCGAGGACTTCTACCCCCAAGTGCCGTATTACAGCCATGCGGACGAACTGAAGGCCAAAGTCGACCACGAAGTGAAACTGCCTGCGAACAAGAAGGGGCATCACGTCATTGTGCTGATGTGGATCGTCGCCAATACCGGGAATGCGTTTTATCAGGCGTTTGATGTGGATTTTAAATAG
- a CDS encoding contact-dependent growth inhibition system immunity protein: MTKENLPNLFQFLAGYFHEDWRCDNETEDDVTRRFITESPSETVAKVKNEINLVLNNFYNEKEMQAFLFDEIKCAYYYLYAWPSGKSWLEHVLAVLCEANEKT, encoded by the coding sequence ATGACTAAAGAAAATCTCCCAAATTTATTCCAGTTTTTGGCCGGCTATTTCCATGAAGACTGGCGTTGCGATAACGAGACTGAAGATGATGTGACTAGACGATTTATCACAGAATCCCCTTCTGAAACGGTCGCAAAGGTGAAAAACGAAATCAATTTAGTTTTAAACAATTTTTACAACGAAAAAGAAATGCAGGCGTTTTTGTTTGATGAAATTAAATGTGCTTATTATTACCTTTATGCATGGCCCTCTGGTAAATCGTGGTTAGAGCATGTGCTTGCCGTGCTTTGCGAGGCCAACGAAAAAACTTAG